Proteins co-encoded in one Jeotgalibacillus malaysiensis genomic window:
- a CDS encoding flagellar motor switch protein FliG: MARREKELSGKQKAAILLISLGPDVASSVYKHLDEEEIERLTLEISGVKKVESEVKEEILEEFHHIALAQDYISQGGIGYAKSVLEKALGAEQANAVINRLTSSLQVRPFDFAKRADPMQIFNFIQNEHPQTIALILSYLNPQQAGQILSSLPQDVQADIAKRIAVMDSTSPEVISEIESVLERKLSSTVQQDHTETGGIESVVEVLNGVDRATEKTILDSLEIQDPELAEEIKKRMFVFEDIVTLDNRSIQRVIRDCENEDLLLAMKVSADDVKNVLFKNMSQRMAENFKEEMEYMGPVRLRDVEEAQSRIVAVIRRLEEAGEIIVARGGGDDVIV, encoded by the coding sequence GTGGCTAGAAGAGAAAAAGAATTAAGCGGGAAGCAAAAGGCTGCAATATTGCTCATCTCACTTGGGCCTGACGTAGCATCTTCTGTTTATAAGCATCTGGATGAGGAGGAAATAGAGCGTCTGACACTTGAGATCTCAGGTGTGAAGAAAGTTGAATCTGAAGTAAAGGAAGAAATTCTTGAAGAGTTTCATCACATTGCACTTGCCCAGGATTATATTTCACAGGGTGGAATTGGTTATGCAAAATCAGTGCTTGAAAAAGCATTGGGAGCTGAACAGGCAAACGCAGTGATTAATCGCCTTACTTCTTCGCTTCAGGTCAGACCGTTCGATTTTGCAAAACGTGCTGATCCAATGCAGATCTTTAATTTTATTCAAAATGAACATCCACAAACGATCGCACTTATTCTTTCTTATTTAAATCCACAGCAGGCAGGCCAGATTTTATCGAGTCTCCCGCAGGATGTTCAGGCAGATATTGCGAAAAGAATCGCCGTAATGGACAGTACAAGTCCTGAAGTGATCAGTGAAATCGAATCAGTACTTGAACGCAAGCTTTCAAGTACTGTTCAGCAGGATCACACAGAAACCGGCGGAATCGAATCCGTCGTTGAAGTCTTAAACGGTGTCGACAGAGCTACTGAGAAAACGATTCTGGATTCACTTGAAATTCAGGATCCGGAGCTGGCTGAAGAGATTAAAAAGAGAATGTTTGTATTTGAGGACATTGTTACACTTGATAATCGTTCAATCCAGCGTGTCATCAGGGATTGTGAAAATGAGGATCTTCTGCTTGCAATGAAAGTTTCAGCGGACGATGTGAAAAACGTATTATTTAAAAACATGTCACAGCGAATGGCTGAAAACTTTAAAGAAGAAATGGAATATATGGGTCCTGTCAGATTGCGTGACGTTGAAGAAGCTCAGAGCAGAATTGTTGCTGTGATCAGAAGACTTGAAGAAGCAGGGGAAATCATTGTAGCGCGCGGCGGAGGAGATGATGTAATTGTCTAG
- a CDS encoding ATP synthase: protein MRAAELIQHIQSIKTVRHFGKVKRVIGLMIESQGPESSIGEVCYIHVHSSSRKQTVQIKAEVVGFKDEMVVLMPFTHVQDIAPGSIVEASGAPLEIRVGEALIGRIVDPLGQPIDDSVLPAGMKQVPTEKEPPNPLSRPPINEVMEVGVKAIDGMLTVGKGQRIGIFAGSGVGKSTLLGMIARNTEADLNVIALIGERGREVREFIERDLGPEGVKKSIIIAATSDQPALMRIKGALTATAIAEYFRDKGLNVMLMMDSVTRVAMAQREIGLAVGEPPATKGYTPSVFGLLPKLLERTGTNENGSITAFYTVLVDGDDMNEPIADTVRGILDGHIVLDRSIANKGHYPAINVLKSVSRLMNHLADQPHLKAAEKMRELMSTYEQAEDLINIGAYKRGSSADIDQAIQYQPMIKQFLKQPTDVKVPLAESARLLVQLSEKGEG from the coding sequence ATGAGAGCTGCAGAATTAATTCAGCATATCCAGTCTATTAAAACTGTCCGTCATTTTGGAAAAGTTAAAAGGGTCATTGGACTAATGATTGAATCTCAGGGTCCGGAAAGCTCAATTGGAGAAGTATGTTACATACATGTTCATTCGAGTTCACGAAAACAGACGGTTCAAATCAAAGCTGAAGTAGTAGGTTTTAAGGATGAAATGGTTGTATTGATGCCGTTTACTCACGTTCAGGATATTGCTCCAGGCAGTATTGTGGAAGCCAGCGGAGCACCTCTTGAGATTCGGGTGGGAGAAGCATTGATTGGCAGGATTGTTGATCCACTTGGTCAGCCGATTGATGATAGTGTGCTGCCTGCAGGTATGAAGCAAGTTCCGACCGAAAAGGAACCGCCCAATCCGCTTTCTAGACCGCCTATAAATGAGGTTATGGAGGTCGGAGTGAAAGCGATCGACGGCATGCTTACCGTAGGGAAAGGGCAAAGGATCGGTATCTTTGCGGGAAGTGGAGTCGGAAAGAGTACGCTTCTCGGGATGATTGCAAGAAATACAGAAGCTGACTTAAACGTGATTGCGCTCATTGGTGAGCGAGGGCGTGAAGTCAGGGAATTTATTGAACGCGATCTTGGTCCTGAAGGTGTGAAAAAAAGCATCATTATCGCAGCGACATCAGACCAGCCGGCCCTGATGAGGATCAAAGGTGCCCTTACTGCTACTGCCATAGCAGAATACTTCCGAGACAAAGGACTAAATGTCATGCTTATGATGGACTCTGTAACCCGTGTTGCAATGGCGCAGAGAGAAATTGGACTTGCAGTAGGAGAACCGCCGGCTACAAAAGGTTATACACCATCAGTCTTCGGTTTACTGCCAAAGCTGCTTGAGCGGACTGGGACGAATGAAAATGGAAGTATTACTGCATTTTACACAGTATTGGTGGATGGGGATGATATGAATGAGCCGATCGCTGATACTGTGCGCGGTATACTAGACGGTCATATTGTTCTTGATAGATCAATAGCCAACAAAGGACATTATCCGGCCATTAATGTACTGAAGAGCGTCAGCCGGCTGATGAACCACCTTGCTGATCAGCCTCATTTAAAAGCAGCTGAAAAAATGAGAGAACTGATGAGTACGTATGAACAGGCTGAGGATCTGATAAATATCGGAGCCTATAAAAGAGGATCGTCTGCTGATATTGATCAGGCAATTCAATATCAGCCAATGATCAAGCAGTTTTTAAAGCAACCGACAGATGTAAAAGTGCCTTTAGCTGAAAGCGCTAGACTGCTTGTTCAGCTATCTGAAAAGGGTGAGGGATAA
- a CDS encoding flagellar protein, producing the protein MEHIRFNPIHTPPAAPVKKQPKQSGFADKLQQVLGEELKFSRHANERLASRNINITPDQWQRVSAKVSEADQKGVKDSLVLLDQAALIVSIQNRTVVTAIEKKDFNDQIFTGIDGTIILE; encoded by the coding sequence ATGGAGCATATCCGATTTAACCCGATTCACACACCACCGGCTGCTCCAGTAAAAAAACAACCGAAGCAATCCGGTTTTGCTGATAAGCTTCAGCAGGTGCTTGGAGAAGAACTGAAATTCAGCAGACATGCCAATGAAAGGCTTGCGTCAAGAAATATTAATATTACGCCTGACCAGTGGCAAAGGGTATCAGCTAAAGTCAGTGAAGCAGATCAAAAGGGTGTGAAAGATTCACTTGTATTGCTTGATCAGGCAGCGCTGATAGTCAGTATTCAAAACAGGACAGTGGTAACAGCGATAGAGAAAAAGGATTTTAATGATCAGATTTTTACAGGCATTGATGGAACTATCATTTTAGAATAG
- a CDS encoding flagellar hook protein has translation MIRSMYSGIAGLKNFQTKLDVIGNNIANVNTFGFKKGRVTFQEAMNQTIQGASAAQEGRGGRNALQVGLGSVTATIDSVQTQASLQTTGRSLDLAINGDGFFVVSAPGGQDLYTRGGNFYLDESGLLVTGEGYRVQQFVDGVQQDIVVNSSGVIPAQVTDAITLSGNLASNVVVSNDNPFVRTQQMKVVDDQGTEHTVEVKMEKIVGNDNEWDITFTNHALEDIDGVDKFVNGTLSFDADGEPTFDLDPVNLPVSVNAAGDGYNAYNIENLNLDNLTNNPGEVSAQMASNGNLEGTLESFSVSAGGEINAVYSNGQVREMATLSIARFNNPSGLVKVGNNVFQESVNSGVANIGTTADSGGTISSGALEMSNVDLSEEFTEMITAQRGFQANTRIITTSDQILEELVNLKR, from the coding sequence ATGATTCGTTCAATGTATTCAGGTATTGCAGGACTTAAAAACTTTCAGACAAAGCTTGATGTAATCGGTAATAACATCGCAAACGTTAACACATTCGGTTTCAAAAAAGGCCGTGTGACATTCCAGGAAGCAATGAACCAGACAATCCAGGGTGCTTCTGCAGCACAGGAGGGACGTGGAGGAAGAAACGCGCTTCAGGTTGGACTTGGATCTGTAACTGCAACAATTGACAGCGTACAGACGCAGGCCTCACTTCAGACAACAGGACGCTCTCTAGACCTTGCGATTAATGGAGATGGATTCTTTGTTGTATCAGCGCCTGGTGGTCAGGATCTTTATACACGTGGAGGAAACTTCTACCTCGATGAGAGCGGGCTGCTTGTTACTGGTGAGGGGTATAGAGTTCAGCAGTTTGTGGATGGCGTTCAGCAGGACATTGTTGTGAATAGTAGTGGTGTTATACCTGCACAGGTGACTGATGCAATAACACTTTCAGGAAACTTAGCTTCGAATGTAGTAGTTAGTAATGATAACCCGTTTGTCAGAACTCAGCAGATGAAAGTGGTAGATGACCAGGGAACTGAGCATACAGTAGAAGTTAAAATGGAAAAAATAGTCGGAAACGATAATGAGTGGGATATAACTTTTACAAATCACGCGCTTGAAGATATTGATGGCGTTGATAAGTTTGTCAATGGAACTTTATCTTTTGATGCAGATGGAGAGCCAACATTTGACTTAGACCCTGTAAATTTACCGGTAAGTGTGAATGCAGCGGGGGATGGATATAATGCATACAACATTGAAAACCTGAATCTTGACAACCTTACAAACAACCCTGGAGAAGTCTCAGCACAAATGGCTTCTAACGGTAACCTCGAAGGCACACTTGAAAGCTTCAGTGTATCAGCAGGCGGAGAGATTAATGCAGTTTATTCAAACGGACAGGTTCGTGAAATGGCGACATTATCAATTGCACGATTTAATAATCCGTCCGGCCTTGTGAAAGTAGGAAACAATGTATTCCAGGAATCTGTTAACTCAGGTGTTGCAAATATCGGTACAACTGCTGATTCAGGCGGTACGATTTCTTCAGGCGCGCTTGAAATGTCCAACGTTGACCTGTCAGAAGAATTCACTGAAATGATTACAGCGCAGCGTGGATTCCAGGCTAACACAAGAATCATTACAACGTCTGATCAAATTTTAGAAGAGCTAGTTAATCTGAAGCGATAA
- a CDS encoding flagellar motor switch protein FliM: MAGDILSQNEIDALLSAISTGEMSAEEIKKEEQEKKVKVYDFKRALRFSKDQIRSISRIHENFARLLTTFFSAQLRTYVQINVASVDQIPYEEFIRSVPKMTILNVYEVPPLDGKILMEINPNVAYAMMDRVLGGHGSSVSKIDNLTEIETKIMSTLFERAFDNLREAWGNVADIDPILTDFEVNPQFLQVISPNETVVVISLNTVVGETTGMMNICLPHVVLEPIMPNLSIKHWMQSQKKELKPEEQLQLEKRVKKADLPISAELGSSMLAIEEFLMLEIGDVLELNHRYDEPVVLKIGDIPKFIAQPGQLGKKIGVQIIEEVKGGEDDDE; encoded by the coding sequence GTGGCTGGAGATATTCTCTCGCAAAATGAAATTGATGCACTACTATCAGCCATATCAACTGGTGAAATGTCAGCGGAAGAGATTAAAAAAGAAGAGCAGGAAAAGAAGGTTAAAGTTTACGACTTCAAACGGGCGCTAAGGTTTTCAAAGGATCAGATCAGGAGTATTTCAAGAATCCATGAAAACTTTGCCAGACTGCTCACAACATTTTTCTCTGCCCAGCTCCGGACATATGTTCAAATAAATGTAGCATCCGTAGATCAGATCCCGTATGAAGAATTTATACGGTCTGTTCCGAAAATGACGATTTTGAATGTGTATGAGGTTCCGCCGCTTGACGGTAAGATTCTGATGGAGATCAATCCTAACGTAGCTTATGCGATGATGGACAGGGTATTGGGTGGTCATGGTTCAAGTGTCAGTAAGATTGATAACTTAACAGAAATTGAAACAAAGATTATGTCCACCCTTTTTGAGCGGGCATTTGATAACTTACGTGAAGCGTGGGGCAATGTTGCTGACATTGACCCGATTCTTACAGATTTTGAAGTGAACCCTCAATTTCTACAGGTGATTTCACCTAATGAAACAGTTGTAGTAATTTCATTGAACACAGTTGTAGGTGAGACGACAGGGATGATGAATATCTGTCTCCCCCATGTTGTGCTTGAACCGATTATGCCGAACCTGTCGATCAAACACTGGATGCAGTCGCAAAAAAAAGAATTAAAGCCTGAAGAACAGCTTCAGCTTGAAAAGCGTGTAAAGAAAGCCGATCTGCCAATATCAGCGGAACTCGGTTCTTCTATGTTAGCGATTGAAGAGTTTTTGATGCTCGAAATCGGCGATGTGCTTGAATTAAATCATCGATACGATGAACCAGTTGTACTGAAGATTGGTGACATACCAAAATTCATCGCACAGCCTGGACAGCTCGGTAAAAAAATCGGCGTTCAGATTATTGAAGAAGTGAAAGGAGGAGAGGACGATGATGAGTGA
- a CDS encoding flagellar motor switch protein FliN produces MMSDDMLSQDEIDALLKGTADEEPEEKKPEPSETLDEVAIDALGEIGNISFGSSATALSTLLNQKVDITTPTVKVVKTKEISDSFPHPSVAINVHYTEGLKGNNLLVIKQADAAVIADLMLGGDGTSPSGDLGEIQLSAVQEAMNQMMGSASTSMSTIFGVKVDISPPSIDLMDLENQEGMGNLPEEDEVIQISFNLKIGSLIDSNIMQLIPLEFGQSLVNQLMGGSQTEAINETAAAAPIAERPAEVEEREVPQRTEVPNQQETDVHSEGVQLNRERALSKAVDVQPAQFSQFESPGLSAGESRNLNLLLDIPLQVTVELGRTKRSVQEILELTSGSIIELDKLAGEPVDILVNNRLIAKGEVVVIEENFGVRLTDIVSQSDRLNKLR; encoded by the coding sequence ATGATGAGTGATGATATGCTCTCCCAGGATGAAATTGATGCATTGCTAAAAGGAACTGCAGATGAAGAACCGGAAGAAAAGAAGCCGGAACCGTCCGAGACGCTGGATGAGGTGGCAATTGATGCGTTAGGAGAGATCGGCAATATTTCATTTGGCAGCTCTGCAACCGCTCTGTCTACACTATTAAATCAAAAGGTGGATATTACAACACCTACAGTAAAAGTTGTAAAAACAAAAGAAATTTCTGACTCATTTCCTCATCCTTCAGTAGCGATCAACGTTCACTATACTGAAGGCTTAAAAGGGAATAACCTTTTAGTCATTAAACAGGCAGATGCTGCTGTTATTGCAGATTTGATGCTTGGAGGGGACGGGACAAGTCCTTCCGGTGACCTCGGGGAGATTCAGCTGAGTGCTGTACAGGAAGCTATGAATCAGATGATGGGTTCTGCATCAACATCAATGTCTACTATTTTCGGTGTGAAGGTGGATATTTCACCGCCAAGTATTGATCTGATGGACCTTGAAAATCAAGAGGGTATGGGAAACCTCCCTGAAGAAGATGAAGTAATCCAGATTTCATTTAACTTAAAAATCGGCTCATTGATTGATTCCAATATCATGCAGCTAATCCCGCTTGAGTTTGGACAGTCGTTAGTGAATCAACTGATGGGTGGAAGTCAGACTGAAGCCATCAATGAAACGGCAGCTGCAGCTCCTATAGCTGAAAGACCGGCTGAAGTTGAAGAGAGAGAAGTACCTCAAAGAACAGAAGTGCCTAATCAGCAGGAAACAGATGTTCATTCTGAAGGCGTTCAGCTGAATAGAGAGCGAGCACTCTCAAAAGCAGTTGATGTTCAGCCTGCACAGTTTTCACAGTTTGAAAGCCCTGGGTTAAGTGCAGGGGAATCAAGAAATCTTAACCTTCTACTCGATATTCCACTTCAGGTAACTGTAGAACTTGGCAGAACAAAGCGTTCAGTACAGGAGATCCTTGAACTGACTTCAGGTTCCATCATTGAATTGGATAAACTTGCTGGTGAGCCGGTGGATATTCTGGTTAATAACAGACTCATTGCAAAAGGTGAAGTTGTAGTAATTGAAGAAAACTTTGGAGTAAGACTGACGGACATTGTTAGTCAGTCAGACCGATTAAATAAATTACGCTAA
- a CDS encoding chemotaxis protein CheY has product MAKKILIVDDAAFMRMMIKDILTKNGFEVVGEAADGAQAVEKYKETSPDLVTMDITMPEMDGITALKEIKKIDGAAKVIMCSAMGQQAMVIDAIQAGAKDFIVKPFQADRVIEAISKAIG; this is encoded by the coding sequence ATGGCGAAGAAAATTTTGATAGTTGATGACGCGGCATTCATGCGCATGATGATTAAAGATATTTTAACAAAAAACGGTTTTGAGGTAGTGGGAGAAGCAGCAGACGGCGCACAGGCAGTTGAGAAGTATAAAGAGACTTCACCTGACCTTGTGACAATGGATATTACGATGCCTGAAATGGATGGTATCACGGCTCTTAAGGAAATTAAAAAAATTGATGGCGCTGCAAAAGTCATCATGTGCTCAGCGATGGGACAGCAGGCTATGGTAATTGACGCAATTCAGGCTGGTGCGAAAGATTTTATTGTTAAGCCGTTCCAGGCAGACCGTGTGATTGAGGCAATCTCTAAAGCGATAGGTTGA
- a CDS encoding flagellar biosynthesis protein FliP, with protein sequence MDEFIQFFNDSPPDDVATSVRLLLLLTVLSLAPGILILMTSFTRIVIVLSFVRTSLATQQMPPNQVIVGLALFLTFFIMAPVLSEVNDRALTPLFNEEIDLETAYEEASVPFKEFMSQHTRQKDLELFLSYTEAERPETIQDIPLTVMVPAFALSEIKTAFQMGFMVFIPFLVIDMVVASILMSMGMMMLPPVMISLPFKILLFILVDGWYLVMQSLLQSF encoded by the coding sequence ATGGATGAATTCATACAGTTTTTTAATGACAGTCCGCCGGATGATGTAGCAACCTCTGTCAGGCTGCTGCTGCTGTTAACGGTATTGTCACTTGCACCGGGAATTTTAATCCTGATGACGTCTTTTACGCGAATTGTCATCGTTTTATCGTTTGTCAGAACTTCCCTTGCCACGCAACAGATGCCGCCTAACCAGGTTATTGTCGGTCTGGCGCTGTTTTTAACATTCTTTATCATGGCACCCGTGCTTAGTGAAGTAAATGATAGGGCGCTGACACCTTTATTTAATGAAGAAATAGATTTGGAGACCGCATATGAAGAAGCTTCAGTGCCGTTCAAGGAATTTATGAGCCAGCATACCAGGCAAAAGGATCTTGAGTTATTTTTAAGCTACACAGAAGCAGAAAGGCCTGAAACGATTCAGGATATTCCATTAACAGTGATGGTTCCTGCCTTTGCACTGAGTGAGATCAAGACAGCCTTTCAAATGGGCTTTATGGTGTTTATTCCTTTTCTGGTGATCGATATGGTTGTCGCTTCTATCCTGATGTCTATGGGGATGATGATGCTTCCGCCAGTCATGATTTCGTTACCTTTTAAAATCCTGCTGTTTATTTTAGTAGACGGCTGGTATCTCGTCATGCAGTCACTGCTGCAGAGCTTTTAG
- a CDS encoding flagellar biosynthesis protein FliQ has translation MNGEMVIAIAERGVWITLIISLPLMLVALIVGLLVSIFQATTQIQEQTLAFIPKIIAVMVALIFFGPWMLTQLVSYASDIFTNLTRYIG, from the coding sequence ATGAATGGAGAAATGGTTATTGCAATCGCAGAACGCGGCGTATGGATCACGCTGATCATCAGTCTGCCGTTAATGCTTGTTGCGTTAATTGTCGGTTTACTGGTCAGTATATTCCAGGCTACCACGCAGATTCAGGAGCAGACGCTCGCATTTATTCCAAAAATCATTGCAGTAATGGTAGCGCTGATCTTTTTTGGACCATGGATGCTGACTCAGCTCGTCAGCTACGCTTCAGATATTTTTACGAATCTTACTAGGTATATCGGTTAG
- a CDS encoding flagellar biosynthesis protein FliR, with product MEELYPRLTILLLIIVRISAFFVTMPLFSHRTIPATHRIGIAIMLSWMMYYTLDAEPFEINGEYIFLILKEAAVGLFLGLIAYIILSAIQIGGNFIDFQMGFAMANVIDPQTGAQSPLIGQYLYTLAILLLLATNGHHLILDGIFFSYQYIPIDQVTLGFGDPMTAELIIKAFAATFVIAFQMAAPVVATLFLVDIALGIVARTSPQFNIFVIGFPIKITVAFIVLIVLMGVTFQVIQRLFDLIFVVMRDLMITLGGG from the coding sequence ATGGAAGAATTGTACCCCAGACTGACAATTTTATTACTGATTATCGTCAGGATTTCTGCTTTCTTTGTGACAATGCCATTATTTTCACATAGAACGATTCCTGCCACTCACAGAATCGGCATTGCAATTATGCTTTCATGGATGATGTATTATACGCTCGATGCTGAACCGTTTGAGATAAATGGTGAATATATTTTCCTTATTTTAAAAGAGGCTGCCGTGGGATTGTTTCTTGGACTTATTGCTTATATTATTCTTTCTGCTATCCAGATCGGCGGTAACTTTATCGACTTTCAGATGGGTTTTGCCATGGCGAATGTCATTGATCCACAGACCGGCGCACAAAGTCCACTTATTGGTCAGTATTTATATACACTTGCGATATTACTGCTGCTGGCTACAAACGGACATCATCTGATCTTAGACGGAATCTTTTTCAGCTATCAATATATCCCGATTGACCAGGTAACGCTCGGTTTTGGAGACCCGATGACTGCTGAATTAATCATTAAGGCTTTTGCGGCAACTTTTGTCATTGCTTTTCAAATGGCTGCGCCTGTTGTAGCTACATTATTTCTGGTTGATATTGCGCTTGGTATTGTAGCAAGAACCTCTCCACAGTTTAATATTTTCGTCATTGGTTTTCCAATTAAAATCACTGTCGCTTTTATTGTATTGATCGTACTAATGGGCGTGACATTTCAGGTGATTCAACGGTTATTTGATTTAATATTTGTTGTAATGCGCGATTTGATGATCACGCTTGGAGGCGGTTAA
- a CDS encoding flagellar biosynthesis protein FlhB, with translation MRLRLDLQYFAGEKTEKATPKKRLDSRKKGEVAKSQDINTAFILFSVFLFLFFAGSWFEERMLNLVAVPLMDYIKRPVTSDTLILVYGEMLTEVAWIVLPIMAVAALGGIVGNYLQIGFLISADPLKPKLSKLDPIKGLKRIFSARALVELAKSVLKISLVGMTTFLVLWFSIEDVLELSLLPVTSTLQVAGSLTVQMGLFASGLLIILAVLDYLYQKYDFEKNIRMSKQDLKDEYKNTEGDPLIKSKIKQRQREMAMKRMMSEVPDADVVITNPTHYAIVLKYKDGEFDAPVVVAKGVDFLAQKIKTIAKENDVIAVENRPLARALYDQAEIGDPIPEEFFKAVAEILAYVYRIKNKV, from the coding sequence ATGAGATTGAGATTGGATCTTCAGTATTTCGCAGGCGAAAAAACTGAAAAAGCCACTCCTAAAAAAAGACTGGATTCACGTAAAAAAGGGGAAGTTGCAAAAAGTCAGGATATTAATACTGCATTTATTCTTTTCAGTGTATTTCTGTTTTTATTCTTTGCAGGAAGCTGGTTTGAAGAAAGAATGCTGAATCTTGTTGCAGTCCCTTTAATGGATTATATTAAGCGTCCTGTAACGTCTGACACGCTTATACTCGTGTATGGTGAAATGCTGACGGAGGTTGCATGGATTGTGCTGCCGATTATGGCAGTTGCAGCGCTTGGTGGGATTGTCGGGAATTATCTGCAGATTGGTTTCTTAATCTCTGCAGACCCTCTGAAGCCTAAGCTTTCAAAGCTTGATCCGATTAAAGGATTAAAGAGAATTTTTTCAGCCAGAGCACTCGTTGAACTGGCAAAATCAGTGCTGAAGATCTCACTCGTTGGAATGACAACGTTCCTTGTACTGTGGTTCAGTATTGAAGATGTGTTAGAACTTTCATTACTGCCCGTAACATCCACCCTTCAGGTGGCAGGCAGCCTGACTGTTCAGATGGGTCTGTTCGCTTCAGGACTGCTTATCATACTGGCAGTGCTTGATTATCTTTATCAGAAATATGATTTTGAAAAAAATATAAGGATGTCAAAACAGGACCTTAAAGATGAATATAAGAACACGGAAGGTGACCCGCTGATCAAATCAAAAATTAAGCAGCGGCAAAGGGAGATGGCAATGAAACGGATGATGTCTGAAGTGCCGGATGCCGATGTTGTCATTACAAACCCGACTCACTATGCCATCGTTCTGAAATATAAAGATGGGGAATTTGATGCGCCGGTTGTTGTTGCTAAAGGTGTTGATTTCCTCGCACAAAAAATTAAAACCATTGCAAAAGAGAATGACGTCATTGCAGTAGAAAACAGACCGCTTGCCAGAGCATTATACGATCAGGCAGAAATTGGTGATCCGATACCAGAGGAGTTTTTTAAAGCAGTCGCGGAGATTCTTGCTTATGTCTACAGAATAAAAAATAAAGTGTAA